Sequence from the Desulfobacterales bacterium genome:
GCCATCTTTTCCAGAATCGATACAGATCCGTTATCTGTGAAGAGGAGCCCTATTTTCTTGAATTGGTCCGCTATATCCATCTCAATCCGTTACGGGCCGGATTGGTTGAAGGCCTTGCCGGTCTTGACCGTTACCGCTGGTGCGGCCACGCTGTTCTGCTGGGTAGATACGCGAACGAATGGCAGGACTGCGGTTCCGTGTTGACCCGGTTCGGGCAACCGGGAAAATCAGCCCGGGCCGCTTACCGGCAATATATTGCGCAAGGGGTCGAACAGGGGAGGCGTCCCGAACTGGTTGGCGGCGGTTTGATCAGGTCTCTTGGTGGTTGGTCAGCGGTAAAGGCCTTGCGGAGACTGGGCATCCGTGCGCCTGCCGATGAGCGGATATTGGGAAGTGGAGGTTTTGTCGAACGGGTCATCAAGGAATCCGCGGGACAGGTGCGCCGCCAGTCTCCGGGGCTGGCCGGAGAAGAGCTGATCAACCGGGTTGTTTGCGAGTTTTGTGACCAGGAAGAAATAAACATCAAGGAACTGCGTTCCGGCAGCCGGCGGCGGCCGGTTGCGCAGGCCAGGAAAAGGCTGATGCAGATCCTGGTTGAGGAACAGGGAGTGACCCTGGCTGAAACGGCCCGGCAGCTCGGAGTTTCCACTTCAGCGATATCCAAGTCATTGATGCGTAAAGCGGAAAGAAAGTCATGTTGATATGAACGTTGCCCCGTAACCGTTCACCGGCCATGCGAAAGAGGCCCACAGTCTCAGGCCGGTAACCGTTCAGCGAAAAACTCGTTGCCGAGATCAAAAGGGTAAATAAGAGTCCGGTGATATCGGGCCTGCTCCACTGAAAAAGGGACTGTGTTCAGCTTGTCGTTGCTCACTTAACCCTGCATGGGGCAGGACCGGATCTTTGCCGCCCAGGCTCATGCCGCCAGCATGCCGAGCAATAACAATAACAGGCCGCCGGTCAGCAGGAGAATGTCCTGCCGGGTGTAACGGAAAATGATCAGACCGGTCAGGGCCAGGAAGATCACCAGGAGAGCGACAGCATCTGTTAACAACTGCCAGGCAGTGGAGGTCTTGTAGGCCTTGTGCAGCCGGTTTAGCCAATACCACGGCTGTTTATCCGCCTTGTCGATCCTGGTCATGGTTCCTGCCCGCGGATCAATGACATAGGTGGTCCTGCCGTGGGAGCCGTAGAGGAACTCGATAACCCCGCCCTGCCTGATGCGGATCACCGTGGGATCGTCACTGCGGTTGATCTGTTGTTTATAGGTGTTGATAAAGCCTGGCAAGGATTTCTGGTCCTGGGCCTTGATCCGGACAACGCTTTTCCGGCGTTCCTGAAAATAGGCAAAATCCTGCCGGTGGTTGAGCAGCAGACCGGTCAGGCAATAGAAAACAACAAAACCGGTCAGTAGCAGCCCGGCCCAGCGGTGGAGCTTGCGCCACGATATTTTTTTCATTGTTTTATCTGAAAGTCGCCCCGGCCGACGCTCTGGATCCGGGGCGATTTTCATAGTTGGTTATGGCCGGCCGAGCTGGTCCAGCCATGCTGGTTAGTATTTTTCAAGGCGTTCAAGGCTTTCGACCAGCTGGCGGATGAACATCCGGTTGATCTTCTCATAAAAGCCGAGGCCCTTGAAAAAATCCTTGTTCCGGTAGGAGGCGTGCACCGTGTCCACCTTGATGCCCGCCTGTTCAAGCTCCATGGCCCAGGAGGGCAGGCCGTTGTCATCCGCCTCCGATCCCATGATGTCGTTCATGATGTGGTCGCCGGCCACATACATGAAAGGGATGAACCGTACCCGCCCGATCGGGTAGGCCCTGGCCTGGTCAAGGGCCTGGTCCCTGGTAAGCACCCCGTCCACGCCGCCGACAAAAACATTTGAGTACTTCCGGCTTAAATAGCGGTCAAGGCCAAGGTAGGTGGAATTGGAACCGGGAAAAGTCTGGGGTGTGCCGTGGGCCACAAGGACGTTGCACCCCTGGTCCGGCGCAAGAAATTCCTTTTCCAGTTCGTTCACAGCCTCAAAGAGCCAGGGCCACTCATGGAGCAGGGTGCCGCCGTATTCAATCCGCAGCCCGATTTGACGGAACGCCCTGATCACCTTTTCCATGTCCCGATATTCCTGGCCGGGAAAGATATGCAGGGACTGAAGGGCGATTTTCCGGTAGCCCTGGTCCTCCAGGTTGGCCAGGGTCTGGGCCAGGCTCAGATAGCGCCTGTCCGAACCTGCTTCCTTGAACTTTTTATTGGCCCGTTCCCTGACGATTTCCGAGGTAAAGGCCCAGGCTATCTTGTAGTTCCGGAATCGATCCGGCAGGCCGGTGGTCAGTTGCTTTTCGAAAAAATCAAAGGTCGCCCGGGCATCGGTGGTGGTGCCAAAGGCGGTTATGACGATTGCCGGTTCTTTCTGAATGGTCCGGGTCATGGCGGTTGCCTGCTGTTCCCCGATGCCGGGAAATATCGTCAACAGGCTGAACACCAGCAGGATCTTCCACCAGGTGATTTTTTTTTGTCCCTTGCGGTCCATTTGCCACCTCCTTGAGAGATAAATTGATAAAGAGGGTCCGGACAAGAAAATCCCCGGACCAATTTAAAAAATTGATCCGGGGATCCCTGATTTTCCACAGATACATAGCGATTCTCTCTTGTCCACGGAGAGATATCTGATAATCAAGGCAGGTCTTCTGACTCCCGGCTCATTCTCCCGGCCGCGCCTTCCCAACCCGGTCAGGTCAGTGGCATAAGCGGCGTTCGTCCCCGGTCACAGCGGCGGGCCCGTTTCCGAATTTCACGGAATTCCCTATCAAGTCCTTGCGGACACCTGATTAATTTAACGATCTCAATAATATAAAAAAAAGAGGCTGTAAATAAAAAAGTAAGGTTTCGGTAAACCCCGTACGTTTGAGGTTGGATCGGGAAAGGGGTTTTCTTATACCGAACGGTGTAGCGGACCCTGAGCCGCAGCCGTGACGGCAAAAGCGGAATTTGAAACAACTTCGGCAGGATATGCTTATGGCTTCCGAATCGCCGCCGCGGCGAAGCGAGTTCCTGCTTGATAGCCTGTTTATGAACAGCCGGCCCTTCTCAATGGAGCGGCCGTTGGTAGAAGAAGACCCCTTTCCCGACAGGAGGGGTTTACTGAATGTTTACAATAAAAAATTGTTTTTTTGTCGGTAACTTCCGGATATTAGTCAGCGGTTACTTTTGTCAGGGAGAAGTATCCGTAGAAGTGCAGGGTGTGCCGGTAGCAGAGGTTGAACCGGCCCAGGTATATCCGCTGTTTTTCCAGGTAAACCAGGTGATCCCTGATTCTTCTGGTGAGCGGCCCGTTTTCCTGCCGGTCATAGTCGATCTCCAGGACCAGGCGGCCCCCGAACCGGTCACAGACGGCCTCCCGTACCCTGAAATGTCCCCAGATCATCCGGCCGAAGAGTATATTGCAGCCAGACACCCCGGCTGTTCCCTTGAGCGGTTCCGTAGGGGGCGGGCCGGGATTGACAATTTTGTATCCGGCGGGTAGGCTTCGGATACCATGCCAGGTAACCCGAGAATCCATTATCCCTGCGCTTTTTATAACGTTATCCCGCGCGGCAATGGTGCGGGCGGCGCTTCTTTGCCAAGGCTGACCGGAGCCGTTTTTATCCGCTTCCGCAAGAAGGTATCGCGCCTTATTGCCACCGGGTCCATGCTGTCCGTCCGGTGGGCGATTATGCCTGTTTCGTCATCCAGGTGGCCGGGATTCCCTTCGTGCGGATCGTGCATGACCCTGCATTCCGCGACAGCCATTACCTTGTGCCTGTCCGGGAATGGCCTTTTCGTCCAATTTACCGGAGTCCCGCAAGCCCGCTTACCTCGTCATACCCGACAATAATGGCCTGGATATTAATCAGATGCCAGTGCGTGTTTTTTTGTAAGCGTTAACCAGCACCCCATGATCTTGAACAGTTAGGCAAAGGTAGTGAGACCTTGCAGAAAAAAACAGACCATAATGAACTGGCAGCCACATTGCCGCAGATAGTCTTTGAAGCGGACCAGGACGGCAGGCTCACCTTTGCCAATGAACAGGCGTTTGCAATCACCGGCTATACCAGGAGCGACCTGGACAACGGGCTGAACTTACTGGAGCTGGTCATCCCGGCGGACCGGCAACGGGCGGCCGACAATATGGCCCGGGTCCTGAAGGGCGAGCAGGTGGAGGCCGTTGAATATACGCTGTCAAGAAAGGACGGCACAACCCTGATCACCTTGGTTTACGCAAACCAGAAATTAGAGAATGGCCGACCAGCCGGGCTCAGGGGAATAGCCATTGACATCAGCGTGCGCAAGGAGGCGAGCCGGACCCTGGAGGCCAGCGAGATCAAGTTCCGGAGCCTGTTCGACCTGTCACCCCAGGCCATTGCGCTGTCTGATGTGGAAACCGGCCGGTTGCTTGACGTGAACAGGACCTTTTGCGAACTCACCGGCTATACCAAGGACGAAGTTGTCGGCCGGACAGCACCCGAGGTGGGGTTTTACAGCAGGGAGGACCGCTGGAGGTTCATAACCGAGTTAAAGGCCAGCGGCGAAGTGCATGACCTGGAGATGGACTTCAGGGCCAGGAACGGCTCGGTTCTCACCGCCCTCATGTTCGCCAAGTTGATCAGGATCCGGGACGAGTCCTTTATCATTGTCGTGTTCCATGACATTACTGAGAAGAAAAAGCTGGAAAAAGAACTGCTCAAGACCCATAAGCTTGAGTCCCTCGGCATCCTGGCCGGCGGCATTGCCCATGATTTTAATAACCTGCTGACCGCAATCCTCGGCAACATCACCCTGGCCAAGGCCTCCCTGCAACCCGGTGACAAGATATTCGACCTGCTGGCTGAAACGGAAAAGTCTTCTTACCGGGCAAGGGGCCTGACCCAGCAGTTGCTTACCTTTTCCAAGGGCGGGGCTCCCATCATAACCATCACCTCGGCCAGGGAGTTGATAAGAGACTCGGCCCGGTTCAGCCTGTGCGGCGCCAATGTGAGGTGTGAATTTTCCCTGGCCGACGATCTTCTGCCGGTGGCCATTGATGAAGGCCAGATCGGTCAGGTTATCCAGAACATTGTTAACAACGCCTGTCAGGCGATGCCGGCCGGGGGCACGATCCATATAAGGGCTGAAAACGTGGTGGTCAATCACCAAGACGGATTGGCATTGAAACAGGGCAGGTATATCAGGATATCCATCAGGGACGAGGGCCATGGGCTTCCGGCCGAACATCTGGACAAGATATTCGACCCCTTTTTCACCACCAGGGAGAAAGGCAACGGCCTGGGACTGGCCATCTGCTATTCGATAATAAACAACCATGGCGGCATGGTTACGGTTGAATCGGAACCTGGCCGGGGTTCGACTTTCCATGTATTTCTGCCGGTCGCGGCTGGAAAGGACCCAGTCCTTGAAGAGGTGTCGGAAGAGTTGATCCGCGGCCGGGGACGCATCCTGGTCATGGATGACGAGGATGTGGTGAGCGAGGTCACCGCCAACATGCTGCACCACCTCGGTTATGGGGCCGCCCTGGCCCGGGACGGCCTGGAGGCGATCGACCTCTACAAACAGGCATATGACGCGGGCCGGCCCTATGATGCGGTGATCCTGGACCTGACCGTGCCCGGCGGCATGGGCGGCCGGGAGACCATCAAGGAGCTGTTGAAAATCGACCCGCGGATCAAGGCGATCGTGGTCAGCGGCTATGCCACCGACACCATGATGGTCGATTATCGTCAGAACGGATTCAGCGGCGTGATTTCCAAGCCTTACCGGATAAGCGAGTTGAGCCGCACCCTTCATAATGTCCTGACCCGGGCGGACGATAAGGATTCAATTGGATAAGAAAAATGAAAAAGATACTGTCAACCGGACTTTTACTCGGGGCCCTGGTTGTCCTGGCCGCTGTTTTTTTCTATTTCAACCGGGTCAAGGGACCGGCGGCCCCGCTCCGGGAAGCGCGACCGGCTGTTTTTACCCTGAAGTTCGGGCACGATCTGTTGCCGGACAGCGCCCAGCACGTGGCGGCGCGGAAATTCGCGCAGATCGTCGACCAGAGAAGCCGGGGCCAACTCAGGATCGACATCTACCCGGACCAGCAACTGGGCAACGATCACCAGATGATCGAGGCGGCCCGGGCCGGGGAACTGGCGATCATCCTCGCGCCCACCGCCAAGTTGAGTTCCCTGCTGCCCTCGATCCAGTACGTTGATCTGCCCTTTATCTTTCCGAGCCGGGAGGATGCCTACGAACTGCTCGACAACGAGCCCGGCCGGATGCTGCTGGATCAACTCACCCCGTTCGGCCTGGTCGGCGTCGCCTTCTGGGAGAGCGGGTTCAAGCAGTTTACCGCCAACCGGCCCATCCGTGTTCCCGCGGATTTCCAGGGGCTGAAGATCCGAACCATGAAGAGCAGGATCATTACCGATCAGTTCCGGCTCATGGGCGCCACCCCGATTCCCATTGATTTCCAGGAGACCTTTCAGGCGCTCCGGGACGGGGTGATCGACGGCCAGGAAAACCCCCTGGTCTCCATTGTCAACCGGAAATTTTACCAGGTGCAGAGCGACCTCACCATCAGCAACCACGCCTACCTGGGATATGTCTTTGCCTTCAGCAAAAAGGTGCTTGACTCGCTCCCCCCCGACCTCCGGGAGATCCTGGTGGCCACGGCCCGGGAGTTGACCGCCTTTGAGCGGAAAGAGACCATTGAACGGGAGGCCGCCTTTCTGCGGACCATTATCGACTCCGGCGTCCGGGTACATACCCTCAGCAGCGAGGAGCGGCAGCGGTTCCAGGAGGCCACGGCCCCGGTTATTGAAAAATACCGGCAGCTGATCGGCGGAGAACTCCTTGACAAGACCGCGCAACTGCTCCGGGAGAAGTATGGTCCCACTGCCGGTGACGAGATCGTCATCGGCCTGGATGCGGACCTGACCCTGGGCTCGGCCCGGTCCGGTCAGGCGATCAGGCGGGGAATGGAACTGGCGGTCCGGGAAATCAACCGGCAGGGTGGGGTGCTGGGCAAGAAATTCAAGATTATCGCCCGGGACCACGCCGGGATCAGCGCCCGGGGAATCGCCAACATGAAGTTCTTTGCCCGGGTGGACAACCTGGTGGCGGTGATGGGCGGCCTGCACAGCCCGGTGGCGCTCGCCGAACTCGATATCATTCACCGGGAGAAGATCATCTACCTGGACCCGTGGGCCGCGGCCACCCCCATTGTTGAGAACGGCTTTTCCCCCAACTACGTGTTCCGGGTATCGGTCCGGGACCAGTATGCCGGCCCCTTTCTGGTCGACCATGCCTTGCGCAAATACCAGCGGGTGGCGTTGCTCCTGGAGAATACCGGCTGGGGCCGGAGCAACCACCGGGCGATGACCGCGGCCCTGGCCGAGCGAAAACTAACCCCGACCCTGGTGGAGTGGTTCAACTGGGGGGAAGAGGAGATGGACCAACACCTTGACCGGATCGAGCGGAGCGGGGCCCAGGTCATCCTGCTGGTCGCCAACTCGCCCGAGGGGATAAACGTGATCAAGGGCATGGCCGAACGGCGGCAAAAGATTCCGATCATCTCCCACGGGGGGATTACCGGCGGCTATTTCTGGGAGCAGACCAACAAGGAACTGCAATCCGTGGACCTGGAATTCCTGCAGACATTCTCCTTTCTGGCCCCTGAGAATGAAGATGTCGCCGACCGGGTCCGGGAAAGCTATTTCAAGGTCTACGGCATTGATACGCCCGGCAAGATCGTGGCCCCGGCGGGGACCGCCCATGCCTATGACCTGGTGCATCTGCTGGCCCGGGCGATCCAACTGGCCGACAGCACCGATCGTCCGGCGATCCGGGACGCCCTGGAGCGGATCGATTTTTATCACGGCCTGGTCAAGGACTACTCGCCGCCCTTTACCCCGGAGCGGCATGATGCGCTTGATTCGAATGATTTCACCATGGCGTGCTACGATCGCCATGGCCTGATCGTTCCGGTTGACCTTTGCCTGGAATCGCGGTGCCGGTAGTGGCTCCTGAACCAGACAAGACCGGAAATCAAATCATGCCGGAAACCGGAGCCAGAAAGAGCCTGAAGGCAAGGTTGGTCCGTTATTTCTCCACCTTTGTCATTGTCCTGGTGGTGTCGCTGACCCTCATGGCCGCTGTCATAACCAGCAGGATCATGGTCAGTGATCTGGAGGTCCACCACCTCAAGGTGGACGTGAGTCATGACCTGGACAGCCTTGAGCAACACCTTTCCTTCATGAACGAGAGCCTCAACCAGTTCCGCGCCAACCATTTTGTGATCAACAGCCTGGTCGATACCCTGGGGCGGATCCTCTACCTGCCCAGGCTGATCAGTGACTTCAAGGGCGGCCGGCATGTTGCCGCGGTCACTGTGGTGGATTTCGAGGGCAACCCGATTCAATCCAGCCTGGAAGAACCGCCCCCCTACAAGAAGCTGATACCCCTGCGCTCCACCCTTGTTCTGGGCAAGACGGTCATGCAGCTGTCGGAAGACCGGAAAAACATCGTCATGGCCGCGCCCATCGAATACTATAAGACCCCGCAGGGGGCGGTGATCGTGGAGTGGGAACTCGCCGGCATCTTCAGCCAGACCCTGCAACCCAATCCGCTCTATTCCCGCCGCCTCTTCCATGGGGACACCCCACTGTTTGTCCAGAATTTTGACGAGCATGTCTCCTATGTCACGACCAGAAAGATGGTGGGAGAGAAATACCCCCTTTTGAGCCGGCTGGGGATCGGGATCGAAATCGGGACCCCAAAATCGGTGCTTCTGGCCCCGGTCCGGTCGTTGATGGTGCAGCTGCTCCTGCTGGGGGGCGGCTTCATGGTCATTGCCGTGCTGCTGGCCAACCGGCTCGGCAACGGCATTGCCCGGCCGATTCTGCGGTTATGCGAAAGGATCCGCCGGGCCGGGCTGGAGGGAGAGCCGCAATGCAGCCCGGTGGGCACCGGGGATGAACTGGAGGACCTGGCCCTGGCCTTTGACGACCGGGCCGGGCGGTTGACCGCGGCCCGCAGACACCTGGAGGCAACCGCCGACCAGCTGCGACACACCAACACCCAGTTGCTGCTGCTGGCCAGCGTGTTTGAAAACGCCCTGGAGGGGATTGTCATCATAACCGTTGCGGAGACCATTGCCCGGGTCAATCCGACCTTCTGCCGGATCACCGGCTATGGGGCCGATGAGGTGGTGGGCCGGCCTTTTTCCGGCCTTTACGTTACCCGCGATGAGCAGCAATCCTTTCAGCAGATGTGGAACGCCCTCCGGCAAGACGGTTTCTGGGACGGGGAGCTTCGCTATCAACGCAAAAACAACGAGGATTTTCCGACCTGGACCTCTGCCGCCGCGGTCAGGGACGCGGATGGCGGGCTCAGCCATTATGTCATTGTTTTTCACGACATCACCGAGATCAAGCGCAGCGAAGAACAGTTGCAGTATCAGGCCTATTATGACGCCCTGACCGGGCTGCCCAACCGGCGGTTGTTCTACGACCGGCTGGAACAGGCCATGGCCTTTGCCTCGCGCAACAGGCAGATGCTGGCCGTGTTGTTCCTTGATCTGGACAATTTCAAGAACATCAACGACAGCCTGGGCCATTACCTGGGCGACCTCTTCCTGCAGGCAGTGGCCCAGCGCCTGCGGGAGTGCTGCCGCGATGCTGACAGCGTCTCCCGCCTGGGCGGGGATGAGTTTGTCATCATCCTGACCAAGGTCAACGATGAGTTGGCCCCCATTGGCCTGGCCCGGCGGATCCTGGCGTCCTTTGCCGAGCCGTTCGCCCTGGAGGGGCATCTCCTCTTCGGCACTGCCAGCATCGGCATCACCCTTTTCCCGGTGGATGGCGATGATGTGGAGACCCTGGTGAAAAACGCCGACCTGGCCATGTACCGGGCCAAGATGGAGGGAAGGAACAACTACCAGCTCTTTACCGCGGCCATGAACCTTAAGGCGAAACAGCGGTTGACCATGGAAAACAACCTGCGCCGGGCCGTGGAGCAGCAGGAGTTTCAGGTCTATTACCAGCCCAAGATCAGTCTGGAAACCGGGGCCATGGTCGGGGCCGAGGCCCTGGTGCGCTGGCGGTTGCCGGACGGCACCGTTGTCTCCCCGGCCGAGTTTATCCCGGTTGCCGAGGAGAGCGGGCTGATCATCCCCATTGGCGAGTATGTCCTGAAAACGGCCTGCGAGCAGGCCCGCTCCTGGCAGGAAGCGGGTTTTTCCCTGAGCGTGGCGGTCAATCTTTCTCCGCGCCAGTTCCGCCGGGAAGACCTGGTCGACACGGTGGCCGCCGTCCTGGAAGAAACCGGCCTGCCCCCGGAAAGACTGGAACTGGAGATCACCGAGGGGGTGGTCATGGAAAACCGGGAGGCGGTTACCGGCTTTATGATAAAACTCAAGCAGATGGGGATTATGCTGGCGATAGACGATTTCGGCACCGGCTATTCTTCCTTGAGCTACCTCCGGCATCTGCCCATCAATACCCTTAAGATCGACATCTCCTTTATCCGGGAAATTCCCCGGAACAGGGATGACATGGCGATCACCGCGGCGATTATCCTCATGGCCAGGAGTCTCAACCTGAGGGTTGTGGCCGAAGGGGTGGAAACAGAGGAACAACTGGCCTTTCTCATGAAGCACGGCTGCGATTATCTGCAGGGGTACCTGTTCTGCCCGCCGGTCCCCAGGACCCGGTTTGAGGAACTGTTGCGGGAGGCCGGGGCCTAGGGGCGGATCTTTATCCTTGACAGAACGGTTGTCGGCCGCTTACCTCTCGGGTAGAGTAGATCGTTGGCATGACAATGCTCCGGGGAGCAGGATCCTGTTGCGGCGGGCGCCCCGGCCGCGCCACCGGGGACCGGGCCGAGGAGGTGTTTGATGACGGTTGATTCCATGGATTATGCCAAGGCCTTTATCGGGGTGCTGGCCATAGTCAATCCCCTGGGCGCAATTCCGGTGTTTATTTCGCTCACCCGGGCCAAGTCACACCTGGAACGTAAGCGGACCGCTGGAATTGCCGCGGTTACCGTGGTAATTATTCTGATCATCTCGGCCTGGGCCGGTGAGTTGATCCTCGGCTTTTTCGGGGTAACCATTCCGGCCTTGCGGGTGGGGGGCGGGCTGCTTATTCTGCTGATGGCCATTGATATGCTCCATTCACGGATGAGCGGCGTCCGTCATACCGAGGAAGAGGCCGGCATTGCGGCGGACAAGGAAGACGTTGCCGTGGTGCCGCTGGCCATCCCCCTGATGTCGGGTCCCGGCGCCATCAGCCTGGTGATCATCGATGCCAACCAGGCGGCCGGCGGCTGGATTGAGCGGTTGTTGTTCAGCGCCTGCATCGTGGTGGTGGGAGTGGCCGTCTGGCTCTCCCTGCGCCTGGCTGAAGAGATCGGGCGGACCATCGGCGTCACCGGGCTGAACATCGCCACCAGGATCATGGGGCTTCTGCTTGCCGCCATCGGCGTGCAGTTTATCGCCCAGGGCGCGGGCCGTCTTTTCCCAGGGCTAATGGGTTGAACGGTTTCAATAAAACAAGTCAATCCCCAGAAAGGTGCGAGATGAAAAAAACGGATTTCAAGACAGGAAACAAGAAACCGGACATTGAGATTAACAAACCGGGCGAAAGAAAATTCTGGCAGCAGCCCAACTTCGGTTTCTGGACCTACCTCCTGTTCATGGTTCTCTCTTTTTATCTCTGGCAGGGGTATTTTGAGACAAAGAAGGAGGAGATTCCCTACAGCGAATTTATTGCCCATGTGGAAAAAAATGAAGTGGCCGAGGCAGTGGTCACTGACAAGTACATCACCGGGACCCTGGTTGGCAAGGACCAGAAAACGGGTAAACCGCAACGGTTTATCACCATACCGCTCTTGAATAACGACCTGGCCCAGACCCTTGAAAAACACGGGGTAAAATACTCGGTGCGACCGAGCAGTAACTGGCTGAGCAATTTCCTGCTGAACTGGGTCGTGCCCTTTGGCCTGCTCTTTCTGGTCTGGGGCTGGTTCGCCCGCCGGATGGGCCAGGCGGGCAAGGGGTTTCTCAATATCGCCGGCAACCGGGTCCATATCCATGCCGAGTCTTCCCTGAAAGTCACCTTTGACGATGTGGCCGGGGCCGAGGAGGCCAAGCAGGAACTGCAGGAGAGCATTTCTTTTTTAAAGGATCCCGAGCGGGTGCAGCGGCTGGGGGGGCGGATGCCCAAGGGGGTCTTGCTGGCCGGCCCTCCGGGCACCGGCAAGACCTTGATGGCCCGGGCCGTGGCCGGTGAGGCCAAGGTGCCGTTTTTCTCGATCAGCGGTTCCGAGTTTGTCGAGATGTTTGTCGGCGTTGGCGCGGCCCGGGTCCGGGAGCTGTTTGAGCAGGCCCGCCAGAAGGCGCCCTGCATCATCTTTATTGACGAACTGGACGCCATCGGCGGGGCCCGCGGCATGGGGCCGATGATGGGCGGCCATGACGAGCGGGAACAGACCCTGAATCAACTGCTCACTGAAATGGACGGGTTCGACCCTTCCGTGGGCGTGGTGGTGATGGCGGCCACCAACCGTCCGGAGATCCTTGACAAGGCCCTGCTCAGGGCCGGCCGGTTTGACCGGCAGGTCATTGTGGATAAGCCGGATCTGAAGGAGCGGGAGGCCATCCTCAAACTGCATGCCAGGAAGATCAAGATGGCGGACGGGGTGGATCTGCGGGTGGTGGCCCAGCGCACCCCCGGGTTTGTCGGCGCTGATCTTGAAAATATCGCCAATGAGGCGGCCATCGGCGCGGTGCGGGAAAACCATGACCAGGTCACCATGGAGGATTTCGAGGCGGCCATCGACCGGATTATTGCCGGGCCTGAAAAGAAGCACCGGGTCCTGAACAGTGAAGAAAAGAAACGGGTGGCATTCCATGAGTCCGGCCATACCCTGGTGGCGGTGACCGTGCCCACCGGCGAGCCGGTACACAAGGTTTCGATCATCCCCCGCGGGGTTGCCGCCCTGGGTTACACCATGCAGTTGCCAGTGGATGAAAAGTTTCTCTCCACAAAAAACGAGTTAAGGGACCAGCTTGCCATTCTGCTGGGCGGCAGGGTGGCGGAAGAGATCGTTCTCGGCGACATCTCGAGCGGGGCCCAGAACGACCTGGAGCGGGCCAGTGAGATCGCCCGGTCCATGGTCTGTCAGCTCGGCATGAGCGACAAGCTCGGGCCGCTCACCTACGGCAAGCGGCAACAACTCATGTACCTCGGCATTCAAGGCCAGGAGGAACGAAACTACAGCGATGAAACCGCCAGGATCATTGATGACGAGGTCCGTGGCCTGGTGGAGGAGGGACATGGGCGGGCCACCCGGATTCTCACGGAGAAAAGGGAGGTCCTTGGCCGGCTGGCCGAACTCCTGCTGGAAAAAGAGGTGATCAGCGGCGAGGAAGTCGCCCGGTTGACGAAAACCTGAAGCCGTTGCCAGCGGCAGACGAAACCGCTGTTGATTGACGCGCCCAGCCCAGCCACTGGCCGATGCTCACGGATACAGGGTAATAAAAGTGAACGATTCAACCGGGTATATGTATCCGGCGGTGCCGGTGCTGCCGCAGGTTC
This genomic interval carries:
- a CDS encoding EAL domain-containing protein, which codes for MPETGARKSLKARLVRYFSTFVIVLVVSLTLMAAVITSRIMVSDLEVHHLKVDVSHDLDSLEQHLSFMNESLNQFRANHFVINSLVDTLGRILYLPRLISDFKGGRHVAAVTVVDFEGNPIQSSLEEPPPYKKLIPLRSTLVLGKTVMQLSEDRKNIVMAAPIEYYKTPQGAVIVEWELAGIFSQTLQPNPLYSRRLFHGDTPLFVQNFDEHVSYVTTRKMVGEKYPLLSRLGIGIEIGTPKSVLLAPVRSLMVQLLLLGGGFMVIAVLLANRLGNGIARPILRLCERIRRAGLEGEPQCSPVGTGDELEDLALAFDDRAGRLTAARRHLEATADQLRHTNTQLLLLASVFENALEGIVIITVAETIARVNPTFCRITGYGADEVVGRPFSGLYVTRDEQQSFQQMWNALRQDGFWDGELRYQRKNNEDFPTWTSAAAVRDADGGLSHYVIVFHDITEIKRSEEQLQYQAYYDALTGLPNRRLFYDRLEQAMAFASRNRQMLAVLFLDLDNFKNINDSLGHYLGDLFLQAVAQRLRECCRDADSVSRLGGDEFVIILTKVNDELAPIGLARRILASFAEPFALEGHLLFGTASIGITLFPVDGDDVETLVKNADLAMYRAKMEGRNNYQLFTAAMNLKAKQRLTMENNLRRAVEQQEFQVYYQPKISLETGAMVGAEALVRWRLPDGTVVSPAEFIPVAEESGLIIPIGEYVLKTACEQARSWQEAGFSLSVAVNLSPRQFRREDLVDTVAAVLEETGLPPERLELEITEGVVMENREAVTGFMIKLKQMGIMLAIDDFGTGYSSLSYLRHLPINTLKIDISFIREIPRNRDDMAITAAIILMARSLNLRVVAEGVETEEQLAFLMKHGCDYLQGYLFCPPVPRTRFEELLREAGA
- the ftsH gene encoding ATP-dependent zinc metalloprotease FtsH, with product MKKTDFKTGNKKPDIEINKPGERKFWQQPNFGFWTYLLFMVLSFYLWQGYFETKKEEIPYSEFIAHVEKNEVAEAVVTDKYITGTLVGKDQKTGKPQRFITIPLLNNDLAQTLEKHGVKYSVRPSSNWLSNFLLNWVVPFGLLFLVWGWFARRMGQAGKGFLNIAGNRVHIHAESSLKVTFDDVAGAEEAKQELQESISFLKDPERVQRLGGRMPKGVLLAGPPGTGKTLMARAVAGEAKVPFFSISGSEFVEMFVGVGAARVRELFEQARQKAPCIIFIDELDAIGGARGMGPMMGGHDEREQTLNQLLTEMDGFDPSVGVVVMAATNRPEILDKALLRAGRFDRQVIVDKPDLKEREAILKLHARKIKMADGVDLRVVAQRTPGFVGADLENIANEAAIGAVRENHDQVTMEDFEAAIDRIIAGPEKKHRVLNSEEKKRVAFHESGHTLVAVTVPTGEPVHKVSIIPRGVAALGYTMQLPVDEKFLSTKNELRDQLAILLGGRVAEEIVLGDISSGAQNDLERASEIARSMVCQLGMSDKLGPLTYGKRQQLMYLGIQGQEERNYSDETARIIDDEVRGLVEEGHGRATRILTEKREVLGRLAELLLEKEVISGEEVARLTKT
- a CDS encoding NAAT family transporter yields the protein MTVDSMDYAKAFIGVLAIVNPLGAIPVFISLTRAKSHLERKRTAGIAAVTVVIILIISAWAGELILGFFGVTIPALRVGGGLLILLMAIDMLHSRMSGVRHTEEEAGIAADKEDVAVVPLAIPLMSGPGAISLVIIDANQAAGGWIERLLFSACIVVVGVAVWLSLRLAEEIGRTIGVTGLNIATRIMGLLLAAIGVQFIAQGAGRLFPGLMG